The following are encoded in a window of Halorarum salinum genomic DNA:
- a CDS encoding aminotransferase class V-fold PLP-dependent enzyme: protein MEPTQEPYPLDVAAVRADFPILDRKVGGDATVPGEGEGDTTPLVYLDNAATSQTPEQVVDAIAEYYRSYNANVHRGIHQLSQEASVAYEEAHDRVAEFVGADGREEIVFTKNTTEAENLVAYAWGLNELGPGDNVVLTEMEHHASLVTWQQTARKTGAEARFVRITDEGRLDMDHARELIDEDTKLVSVAHSSNTLGTLNPVEELADLAHDRGALIFLDGAQSVPHRPVDVKELDCDFLAFSGHKMLGPTGIGVLYGKEGILEGMEPYLYGGDMIRKVSFEETQWEDLPWKFEAGTPNIAQGIALHAAIDYLDDLGMGNVHEHESVLTEYAYDRLAEFDDVEIYGPPGDERGGLVSFNVGGVHAHDLSSILNEHGVAIRAGDHCTQPLHDVLGTAASARASFYVYNTREEIDKLVEAVDDARELFA, encoded by the coding sequence ATGGAACCCACTCAGGAACCGTACCCCCTCGACGTGGCGGCCGTCAGGGCGGACTTCCCCATCCTCGACCGGAAGGTCGGCGGCGACGCGACCGTCCCCGGCGAGGGCGAGGGCGACACGACGCCGCTCGTCTACCTCGACAACGCGGCGACCAGCCAGACGCCCGAACAGGTCGTCGACGCCATCGCGGAGTACTACCGCTCGTACAACGCGAACGTCCACCGCGGCATCCACCAGCTGAGTCAGGAGGCCAGCGTGGCCTACGAGGAGGCGCACGACCGCGTCGCCGAGTTCGTCGGCGCCGACGGGCGCGAGGAGATCGTCTTCACGAAGAACACCACCGAGGCGGAGAACCTCGTCGCGTACGCCTGGGGGCTGAACGAACTCGGTCCCGGCGACAACGTCGTGCTCACCGAGATGGAGCACCACGCCTCGCTGGTCACCTGGCAGCAGACCGCCCGGAAGACGGGCGCGGAGGCCAGGTTCGTTCGCATCACCGACGAGGGGCGGCTGGACATGGACCACGCGCGGGAGCTGATCGACGAGGACACGAAGCTCGTGTCGGTGGCCCACAGTTCGAACACGCTCGGCACGCTCAACCCCGTCGAGGAGCTCGCGGACCTCGCGCACGACCGCGGCGCGCTAATCTTCCTCGACGGCGCCCAGTCGGTCCCCCACCGCCCGGTCGACGTGAAGGAACTCGACTGCGACTTCCTCGCCTTCTCGGGCCACAAGATGCTCGGGCCGACGGGCATCGGCGTGCTGTACGGGAAGGAGGGGATCCTGGAGGGGATGGAGCCGTACCTCTACGGCGGCGACATGATCCGCAAGGTCAGCTTCGAGGAGACCCAGTGGGAGGACCTGCCGTGGAAGTTCGAGGCCGGGACGCCCAACATCGCCCAGGGGATCGCGCTCCACGCCGCCATCGACTACCTCGACGACCTGGGGATGGGGAACGTCCACGAGCACGAGTCGGTGCTGACCGAGTACGCCTACGACCGACTCGCCGAGTTCGACGACGTGGAGATCTACGGCCCGCCGGGCGACGAGCGCGGCGGCCTCGTCTCGTTCAACGTCGGCGGCGTCCACGCCCACGACCTCTCGAGCATCCTCAACGAGCACGGCGTCGCCATCCGCGCTGGCGACCACTGTACGCAGCCGCTCCACGACGTGCTCGGGACGGCCGCGTCGGCGCGTGCGAGCTTCTACGTGTACAACACGCGCGAGGAGATCGACAAGTTGGTCGAGGCCGTCGACGACGCGAGAGAACTGTTTGCGTAA
- a CDS encoding amidohydrolase — protein sequence MSTLAVAGGRVLLPNHSIEQADVLVDADAGEILDVAPDLAPEADETLDASGGLVIPGLVNAHGHAAMTLLRGYADDKPLEAWLQEDIWPAEAELTPEDVAAGTRLAAVEMIRSGTTAFADMYFHVGEVVEAVREAGLRARVGHGVVTVGKDEEAARADFAESLSVAEEYDGAADGRIRTAVMPHAPHTVGTGYFEEFVPAAREAGLPFHFHLNETEAYLDPVAEEAGVRPTEYADDLGLLAEDTWVAHGVHLDSGEVDRLAESDTAVVHCPASNMKLASGMAPVQAMLDAGVPVALGTDGAASNNDLDLFGELRDAAMLGKLAADDAEAVDADAAVRMATEGGAEALGFDGGRIEAGAKADLAVVDLEAAHLTPQHDLVSHLTYAVRGSDVRHTVCDGAVLMRDREVLTLDEEAVRERAEEAASELVARAED from the coding sequence ATGAGCACCCTCGCAGTCGCCGGCGGGCGGGTCCTCCTCCCGAACCACTCGATCGAGCAAGCGGACGTACTCGTCGACGCCGACGCCGGCGAGATACTGGACGTCGCCCCGGATCTCGCCCCAGAGGCGGACGAGACGCTGGACGCCTCCGGGGGACTCGTGATTCCCGGCCTCGTGAACGCCCACGGCCACGCCGCGATGACGCTCCTGCGCGGCTACGCCGACGACAAACCGCTGGAGGCGTGGCTGCAGGAGGACATCTGGCCCGCGGAGGCCGAACTGACGCCCGAGGACGTCGCGGCCGGCACCCGCCTCGCCGCCGTGGAGATGATCCGGAGCGGGACGACCGCGTTCGCGGACATGTACTTCCACGTCGGCGAGGTCGTCGAGGCGGTCCGGGAGGCCGGCCTCCGCGCCCGTGTCGGCCACGGCGTCGTCACCGTCGGCAAGGACGAGGAGGCCGCACGGGCGGACTTCGCGGAGTCGCTGTCCGTGGCCGAGGAGTACGACGGCGCGGCGGACGGCCGGATCCGGACGGCGGTGATGCCCCACGCGCCCCACACCGTCGGCACCGGGTACTTCGAGGAGTTCGTCCCGGCGGCCCGCGAGGCGGGACTCCCGTTCCACTTCCACCTGAACGAGACGGAGGCGTACCTCGACCCGGTCGCGGAGGAGGCGGGGGTGCGACCGACCGAGTACGCCGACGACCTCGGCCTGCTCGCCGAGGACACCTGGGTCGCCCACGGCGTCCACCTGGATTCGGGGGAGGTCGATCGCCTCGCCGAATCGGACACGGCCGTCGTCCACTGCCCGGCCTCGAACATGAAACTCGCCTCCGGGATGGCGCCCGTACAGGCGATGCTCGACGCCGGCGTGCCCGTCGCGCTCGGCACCGACGGCGCGGCCTCGAACAACGACCTCGACCTGTTCGGCGAACTCCGCGACGCGGCGATGCTGGGGAAGTTAGCGGCGGACGACGCCGAGGCGGTCGACGCGGACGCCGCCGTCCGGATGGCCACCGAGGGCGGCGCGGAGGCGCTCGGGTTCGACGGCGGGCGGATCGAGGCGGGCGCGAAGGCCGACCTCGCGGTCGTGGATCTGGAGGCCGCACACCTGACGCCGCAGCACGACCTGGTTTCGCACCTGACCTATGCTGTACGCGGCAGTGACGTCCGGCACACGGTGTGTGACGGTGCGGTGCTGATGCGGGATCGCGAGGTGCTGACGCTGGACGAGGAGGCCGTTCGGGAGCGGGCGGAGGAGGCCGCGAGCGAGCTGGTGGCGCGGGCTGAGGACTGA
- a CDS encoding adenosylhomocysteinase has product MSQSSYPPVTQHLDDPDAAAREGRRKMDWALQHMPILSKLREDYEESKPFEGQVIGMAMHVEAKTANLVELLADGGAEVAITGCNPLSTHDDVSAALDAHERITSYAVREVDDEGYYAAIESVLSHEPTLTVDDGMDMVAAVHEDHPELIDSIVGGCEETTTGVHRLRAMDEDGALEYPIFAVNDTPMKRLFDNVHGTGESSLATIAMTTNLSWAGKTVVVAGYGYCGKGVAKKAAGQNANVVVTEVEPRRALEAHMEGYDVRPMAEAAEDADVVLTTTGNRDVVTREHFEVMKDGVLLANAGHFDVEVNLDDLDDLAVDRYEAREGVEAYEMADGRRLNVLAEGRLVNLAAPIALGHPVEVMDQSFGVQAVCVRELVENGGDYEAGVHEVPDVLDREVAEIKLAAEGVSYDELTDEQREYMGSWQHGT; this is encoded by the coding sequence ATGAGTCAATCGTCGTACCCGCCGGTCACACAGCACCTCGACGACCCCGATGCCGCAGCGCGGGAAGGCCGACGGAAGATGGACTGGGCGCTCCAGCACATGCCGATCCTCTCGAAACTCCGCGAGGACTACGAGGAGTCGAAACCCTTCGAGGGCCAGGTCATCGGCATGGCGATGCACGTCGAGGCGAAGACCGCGAACCTCGTCGAACTGCTCGCCGACGGCGGCGCCGAGGTCGCCATCACCGGCTGCAACCCGCTCTCGACCCACGACGACGTGAGCGCGGCGCTCGACGCCCACGAGCGCATCACCTCCTACGCGGTCCGCGAGGTCGACGACGAGGGCTACTACGCCGCCATCGAGTCGGTGCTCTCCCACGAACCGACCCTCACCGTCGACGACGGGATGGACATGGTCGCGGCCGTCCACGAGGACCACCCCGAACTCATCGACTCCATCGTCGGGGGCTGCGAGGAGACGACGACGGGCGTCCACCGCCTGCGCGCGATGGACGAGGACGGGGCGCTCGAGTACCCCATCTTCGCCGTGAACGACACGCCGATGAAGCGGCTGTTCGACAACGTCCACGGCACCGGCGAGTCCTCGCTCGCGACCATCGCGATGACGACGAACCTCTCGTGGGCCGGCAAGACGGTCGTCGTCGCCGGCTACGGCTACTGCGGGAAGGGCGTCGCCAAGAAGGCGGCCGGGCAGAACGCGAACGTCGTCGTCACCGAGGTCGAACCACGTCGGGCGCTGGAGGCGCACATGGAGGGGTACGACGTCAGGCCGATGGCCGAGGCCGCCGAGGACGCGGACGTGGTGCTCACGACGACCGGCAACCGCGACGTGGTCACCCGGGAGCACTTCGAGGTCATGAAGGACGGCGTCCTGCTGGCGAACGCGGGCCACTTCGACGTCGAGGTGAACCTGGACGACCTCGACGACCTGGCCGTCGACCGCTACGAGGCGCGCGAGGGCGTCGAGGCGTACGAGATGGCCGACGGCCGGCGGCTGAACGTGCTCGCCGAGGGGCGTCTCGTCAACCTCGCCGCGCCCATCGCGCTCGGCCACCCGGTCGAGGTGATGGACCAGAGCTTCGGCGTGCAGGCGGTCTGCGTCCGCGAACTGGTCGAGAACGGCGGCGACTACGAGGCCGGCGTCCACGAGGTGCCGGACGTTCTGGACCGGGAGGTCGCCGAGATCAAACTGGCGGCCGAGGGCGTCTCGTACGACGAACTCACCGACGAGCAGCGCGAGTACATGGGCTCCTGGCAGCACGGGACGTAG
- a CDS encoding iron-sulfur cluster assembly scaffold protein, translating into MGGGSDMYRQQILDHYKNPRNYGEMDDPTFSHVGENPSCGDTIRVDVRLADDGETIERVAFSGDGCAISQASASMLSQRLRGMTLEELDELDTEDVTEMLGVDISPMRIKCAVLARQVAQDGAKLHEGDLEDLDVTKTED; encoded by the coding sequence ATCGGCGGCGGCTCCGACATGTATCGCCAGCAGATCCTCGACCACTACAAGAACCCCCGCAACTACGGCGAGATGGACGACCCGACGTTCTCGCACGTCGGCGAGAACCCCTCCTGCGGGGACACCATCAGGGTCGACGTCCGGCTGGCCGACGACGGCGAGACCATCGAACGCGTCGCGTTCTCGGGCGACGGCTGCGCCATCTCGCAGGCCTCGGCGTCGATGCTCTCCCAGCGCCTCCGCGGGATGACCCTGGAGGAACTGGACGAACTGGACACCGAGGACGTCACCGAGATGCTCGGCGTCGACATCTCCCCGATGCGGATCAAGTGCGCCGTGCTCGCCCGGCAGGTCGCACAGGACGGCGCGAAGCTTCACGAGGGCGACCTCGAGGACCTCGACGTGACGAAGACGGAGGACTGA
- a CDS encoding tetratricopeptide repeat protein — MTDEERPHEFSSGQGLDEDYEEFTLDPEELNADPSQVDPVDTRVITDLLDERNIAKEQVDTESLIDVGLSYMGINRFEEATETFGRAAQFAEDDSLAEQEAWVNKGVAHAQLEEYDEAIGAYREALRIDDDSEHAASAETNLAYALYEFGESEEALEHAERAVEIDPRFAQAWYNRGFFLVERGLLEDAVNAFDNAIRLGMRNAEVLEEKARALDELGEEEEAEAVAERAEELRKEAEQEMVEEFEEG; from the coding sequence ATGACTGACGAGGAGCGACCCCACGAGTTCTCGTCCGGACAGGGGCTCGACGAGGACTACGAGGAGTTCACCCTCGACCCGGAGGAGCTGAACGCCGACCCCTCCCAGGTCGACCCCGTCGACACCCGGGTCATCACCGACCTCCTCGACGAGCGGAACATCGCGAAAGAGCAGGTCGACACGGAGAGTCTCATCGACGTCGGGCTCTCCTACATGGGCATCAACCGGTTCGAGGAGGCGACCGAGACGTTCGGCCGCGCGGCCCAGTTCGCCGAGGACGACAGCCTCGCCGAGCAGGAGGCGTGGGTGAACAAGGGCGTCGCGCACGCCCAGCTCGAGGAGTACGACGAGGCCATCGGCGCCTACCGCGAGGCGCTCCGCATCGACGACGACTCCGAGCACGCCGCCAGCGCCGAGACGAACCTGGCGTACGCGCTCTACGAGTTCGGCGAGAGCGAGGAGGCGCTCGAGCACGCCGAGCGCGCCGTGGAGATCGACCCCCGGTTCGCCCAGGCCTGGTACAACCGCGGCTTCTTCCTGGTCGAGCGGGGCCTGCTGGAGGACGCGGTCAACGCCTTCGACAACGCCATCCGCCTCGGCATGCGCAACGCCGAGGTGCTGGAGGAGAAGGCCCGCGCGCTGGACGAACTCGGCGAGGAGGAGGAGGCCGAGGCGGTCGCCGAGCGCGCCGAGGAACTGCGCAAGGAGGCCGAGCAGGAGATGGTCGAGGAGTTCGAGGAAGGCTGA
- the thpR gene encoding RNA 2',3'-cyclic phosphodiesterase, with product MPRLFVALDLPDALAGAFADLREDAPDAPGLSYTDPGDAHVTVKFLGDTPEDDVDEAVDALERAVDAADAGPFPVEVAGLGAFPDEEYIRVVWVGIDEGAEELVRLHEAVERETVALGFDPEEHEFTPHVTLARMSDARGKEDVRRFLRETDPELGRFEASELRLKASELDRDGPTYRTVARFPL from the coding sequence ATGCCGCGACTGTTCGTCGCGCTCGACCTCCCGGACGCGCTCGCGGGGGCGTTCGCCGACCTCCGGGAGGACGCTCCGGACGCGCCCGGCCTCTCGTACACGGACCCCGGGGACGCGCACGTGACGGTGAAGTTCCTCGGCGACACCCCCGAGGACGACGTCGACGAAGCGGTCGACGCGCTGGAGCGGGCCGTCGACGCCGCCGACGCGGGGCCGTTCCCGGTCGAGGTCGCCGGGCTCGGCGCGTTCCCCGACGAGGAGTACATCAGGGTCGTCTGGGTCGGAATCGACGAGGGCGCCGAGGAACTCGTCCGGCTCCACGAGGCCGTCGAGCGCGAGACGGTCGCGCTCGGGTTCGACCCGGAGGAGCACGAGTTCACCCCACACGTGACGCTGGCGCGGATGAGCGACGCCCGCGGGAAGGAGGACGTACGGCGGTTCCTCCGGGAGACCGACCCCGAACTCGGCCGGTTCGAGGCGAGCGAACTCCGTCTGAAGGCGAGCGAACTCGACCGCGACGGGCCGACGTACCGGACCGTCGCCCGGTTCCCGCTGTGA
- the hisG gene encoding ATP phosphoribosyltransferase — MRIAVPNKGRLHEPTMDLLERAGLHVEETADRQLYADTVDPDVSILFARAADVPEYVADGAADLGVTGLDQARESGHDLADLLDLGFGRCRLVLAAPEDGDIADPGDVEGLTIATEFPAVTRAYLAERDIDADVVEVTGATELTPHVEMADAIVDITSTGTTLQVNRLAVVDEVLASSVRLFARPDVADDPKVREVETAFSSVIAADGKRYLMMNAPSDRLEDVKDVIPGMGGPTVMDVADGEEDHVAVHAVVDEREVFGVISDLKAVGASDILVTEIERLVE, encoded by the coding sequence ATGCGCATCGCCGTGCCCAACAAGGGGCGCCTGCACGAGCCGACGATGGACCTCCTCGAACGGGCCGGCCTCCACGTCGAGGAGACCGCCGACCGCCAGCTGTACGCTGACACCGTCGACCCGGACGTCTCCATCCTGTTCGCGCGCGCCGCCGACGTCCCGGAGTACGTCGCCGACGGCGCCGCCGACCTGGGCGTCACGGGGCTCGACCAGGCCCGCGAGTCCGGACACGACCTCGCGGACCTGCTCGACCTGGGCTTCGGTCGCTGTCGGCTCGTCCTCGCCGCGCCCGAGGACGGCGACATCGCCGACCCCGGCGACGTCGAGGGGCTGACGATCGCCACGGAGTTCCCGGCGGTCACCCGAGCCTACCTCGCGGAGCGGGACATCGACGCCGACGTCGTGGAGGTGACGGGCGCGACCGAACTCACCCCGCACGTGGAGATGGCCGACGCCATCGTCGACATCACCTCGACCGGGACGACGCTGCAGGTGAACCGCCTCGCGGTCGTCGACGAGGTGCTCGCCTCCTCGGTCCGGCTGTTCGCCCGCCCGGACGTCGCCGACGACCCGAAGGTGCGGGAGGTCGAGACCGCCTTCTCGTCGGTCATCGCCGCCGACGGGAAGCGCTACCTGATGATGAACGCCCCGAGCGACCGACTGGAGGACGTGAAGGACGTGATTCCGGGCATGGGCGGGCCGACGGTGATGGACGTCGCCGACGGCGAGGAGGACCACGTGGCGGTCCACGCCGTCGTCGACGAACGGGAGGTGTTCGGCGTCATCTCGGACCTGAAGGCCGTCGGCGCGAGCGACATCCTCGTCACCGAGATCGAGCGGCTGGTGGAGTAG
- a CDS encoding formate/nitrite transporter family protein, translating into MADVERRVADEERATDSTIVDRLVGTGVHEMSRPRSSLFLSGLSAGLDIGFGPLLVAATLTHTEGVYVEPTVRMLTALGYAFGFVLVILGGTQLFTEHTSLAVLPVLDGEAGLPDLGRLWGLVYVGNVVGGAVFAAFAVWFAPAYGLADVESLTEIADPFVGQPATALLGGAVLAGWLMGLVAWLVAAADSTLSRLAVVVMVTGAIGYGHLPHSIAGNVEVLVAVFSSDAVGVVEYVRFLALATVGNAVGGAVFVALLKYGYVVGADSQR; encoded by the coding sequence ATGGCGGACGTAGAGCGGCGTGTCGCGGACGAGGAGCGCGCCACGGACTCCACCATCGTCGACCGGCTCGTGGGGACCGGCGTCCACGAGATGTCCCGGCCCCGCTCGTCGCTGTTCCTCTCCGGGCTGTCCGCGGGGCTGGACATCGGCTTCGGGCCGCTGCTCGTCGCGGCCACGCTCACCCACACCGAGGGCGTGTACGTGGAGCCGACCGTCCGGATGCTCACCGCGCTCGGCTACGCGTTCGGCTTCGTGCTCGTCATCCTCGGCGGAACCCAGCTGTTCACCGAGCACACGTCGCTGGCGGTGCTCCCGGTCCTCGACGGCGAGGCCGGACTGCCCGACCTCGGCCGGCTGTGGGGGCTCGTGTACGTCGGGAACGTCGTGGGCGGCGCCGTCTTCGCCGCCTTCGCCGTCTGGTTCGCTCCCGCGTACGGCCTGGCGGACGTGGAGTCGTTGACCGAGATCGCCGACCCGTTCGTCGGGCAGCCCGCGACCGCGCTGCTCGGGGGGGCGGTGCTCGCCGGCTGGCTGATGGGGCTCGTCGCGTGGCTGGTCGCGGCCGCCGACTCGACGCTCTCCCGGCTGGCGGTCGTCGTCATGGTGACGGGCGCCATCGGCTACGGCCACCTCCCGCACTCCATCGCCGGCAACGTCGAGGTGCTCGTCGCCGTGTTCTCCTCCGACGCCGTCGGCGTGGTGGAGTACGTCCGTTTCCTCGCGCTCGCCACGGTCGGAAACGCGGTCGGCGGCGCGGTGTTCGTCGCGCTGCTCAAGTATGGGTACGTCGTCGGGGCGGACAGTCAGCGGTAG
- a CDS encoding putative glycolipid-binding domain-containing protein produces MFRDVYWKRIDGTGGEHLRLIEDSSGVSAQSVVVGVVDGSPVRVHYEIELDRQYRVQRVDVTTPGRGPDSLTLRADGEGNWTDGRGEELPALDGCIDVDVSATPFSNTLPIRRAGLERDEPTELSVVYVRVPELSVEVATQRYTRLDPADGDGGKYRYESVSSGFTAELTVDSDGLVVEYPGLFDRVPLP; encoded by the coding sequence GTGTTTCGAGACGTCTACTGGAAGCGGATCGACGGGACTGGAGGAGAGCATCTTCGACTCATCGAGGATTCGAGCGGTGTTTCCGCCCAAAGCGTCGTCGTGGGCGTCGTCGATGGCAGCCCGGTGCGTGTTCACTACGAGATCGAACTCGATCGTCAGTACCGCGTTCAGCGAGTCGATGTCACGACGCCAGGACGGGGACCCGACTCGTTGACGCTTCGAGCCGACGGGGAGGGGAATTGGACCGACGGGCGAGGGGAGGAGTTGCCAGCACTCGATGGCTGCATCGACGTGGACGTTTCGGCGACGCCGTTCTCCAACACGTTACCGATCCGACGAGCGGGTCTCGAACGGGACGAACCGACCGAACTCTCCGTCGTCTACGTCAGGGTTCCCGAACTCTCCGTCGAGGTAGCCACGCAGCGGTACACCCGTCTCGACCCGGCGGACGGAGACGGCGGGAAGTATCGGTACGAAAGCGTGTCCAGCGGGTTCACGGCGGAACTGACGGTCGATTCCGACGGTCTCGTGGTCGAGTACCCGGGGTTGTTCGATCGGGTGCCGCTCCCGTAA
- the radA gene encoding DNA repair and recombination protein RadA, with amino-acid sequence MAEDDLESLPGVGPATADKLVEAGFESYQSIAVASPSELGNTADIGDSTANDVIQGARKAADVGGFESGAQVLERRQQIGKLSWLIPEVDEMLDGGLETQSITEVYGEFGAGKSQVTHQMAVNVQLPKEYGGLEGSCIFIDSEDTFRPERIDDMVRGLDDEVLEALLEEREIEGSPGDEETMEALLEDVLDKIHVAKAFNSNHQILLAEKAKEVASEHEDDEFPVRLLCVDSLTAHFRAEYVGRGQLADRQQKLNKHLHDLMRVGNLYNSVVLVTNQVASNPDSYFGDPTQPIGGNILGHTSTFRMYLRKSKGDKRIVKLVDAPNLADGESIMRVQDEGLKPE; translated from the coding sequence ATGGCAGAAGACGACCTCGAAAGCCTTCCCGGCGTCGGGCCGGCGACGGCGGACAAACTCGTCGAAGCGGGATTCGAAAGCTACCAGAGCATCGCGGTCGCCAGCCCCAGCGAGCTGGGCAACACCGCCGACATCGGCGACTCGACCGCCAACGACGTCATCCAGGGCGCGCGGAAGGCCGCCGACGTCGGCGGCTTCGAGTCCGGCGCGCAGGTGCTCGAACGCCGCCAGCAGATCGGGAAGCTCTCGTGGCTCATCCCCGAGGTGGACGAGATGCTCGACGGCGGCCTCGAGACGCAGTCGATCACCGAGGTGTACGGCGAGTTCGGCGCCGGCAAGTCGCAGGTCACCCACCAGATGGCCGTGAACGTCCAGCTCCCGAAGGAGTACGGCGGGCTGGAGGGGAGCTGCATCTTCATCGACTCGGAGGACACCTTCCGCCCCGAGCGCATCGACGACATGGTGCGCGGGCTCGACGACGAGGTCCTCGAGGCGCTGCTCGAGGAGCGCGAGATCGAGGGGAGCCCCGGCGACGAGGAGACGATGGAGGCGCTGCTCGAGGACGTGCTCGACAAGATCCACGTCGCGAAGGCGTTCAACTCCAACCACCAGATCCTCCTCGCGGAGAAGGCCAAGGAGGTCGCGAGCGAGCACGAGGACGACGAGTTCCCGGTCCGACTGCTGTGCGTCGACTCGCTCACGGCCCACTTCCGCGCGGAGTACGTCGGCCGCGGCCAACTGGCCGACCGCCAGCAGAAGCTGAACAAGCACCTCCACGACCTGATGCGCGTGGGCAACCTCTACAACTCGGTCGTGCTCGTGACGAACCAGGTCGCCTCCAACCCCGACTCCTACTTCGGCGACCCGACCCAGCCCATCGGCGGGAACATCCTCGGGCACACCTCCACGTTCCGGATGTACCTCCGCAAGTCGAAGGGCGACAAGCGCATCGTGAAGCTCGTCGACGCGCCGAACCTGGCCGACGGCGAGTCGATCATGCGCGTCCAGGACGAGGGGCTCAAGCCGGAGTAG
- a CDS encoding DUF424 domain-containing protein — MLLKERDTPEGTLVSVCDPDCLGETYENGAVTLEVTEEFYGGENAEPADEDVVVESLLAATTANLVGEECVSVAVEAGIIDEERVLDVGGTVHAQLLWLR, encoded by the coding sequence ATGCTGCTGAAGGAGCGCGACACGCCCGAGGGGACGCTGGTGTCGGTCTGTGACCCCGACTGCCTCGGCGAGACGTACGAGAACGGCGCGGTCACCCTGGAGGTGACCGAGGAGTTCTACGGCGGAGAGAACGCCGAACCTGCCGACGAGGACGTGGTCGTCGAGAGCCTCCTGGCCGCCACCACGGCGAACCTCGTCGGCGAGGAGTGCGTCTCGGTGGCGGTGGAGGCGGGCATCATCGACGAGGAGCGCGTGCTGGACGTCGGGGGGACGGTCCACGCGCAGTTGCTCTGGCTCAGGTAG
- a CDS encoding CNNM domain-containing protein, whose product MNAAVVAARLVAGLALILANGFFVAIEFALTRVRQYTESEFDAPGLRRAWEMTDDLEIYLTSCQVGITATSIAVGIVAEPALAAIFEPFLADTFWASVGAGGVLAFLVINLVHLTHGEQTPTYLGVERTKTVCRYGATPLYYFAKAISPVMWIGDHVAKWTLRLVGVEMTGAWLEAEEERIESRAQLRNRMDSLLDRGDLTEERREEVLNALTAGERPVVDAVVDPEDVVFLSTENSPEENFERLADAPHTRYPLVGEGPEDFRGVVYVPAVVGAVDELRAGETTFEELAAPPLTLPPDTTVSDAIDEFQAERQELALVRDDDGVVGLLTATDAFEAVMGDLEDPLDEGAVTDGRAGGGSRRADGDDRGRASGA is encoded by the coding sequence ATGAACGCCGCCGTCGTCGCCGCGAGGCTGGTCGCCGGCCTCGCGCTCATCCTGGCGAACGGCTTCTTCGTCGCCATCGAGTTCGCGCTCACCCGGGTCCGGCAGTACACCGAGTCCGAGTTCGACGCGCCGGGGCTCCGCCGGGCCTGGGAGATGACCGACGACCTGGAGATCTACCTCACGAGCTGTCAGGTCGGCATCACGGCCACCAGCATCGCGGTCGGCATCGTCGCCGAACCGGCGCTGGCAGCGATCTTCGAGCCGTTCCTCGCGGACACGTTCTGGGCCTCCGTGGGCGCCGGCGGGGTGCTCGCGTTCCTGGTCATCAACCTCGTCCACCTCACCCACGGCGAGCAGACGCCGACGTATCTCGGCGTCGAGCGGACCAAGACCGTCTGTCGGTACGGGGCGACGCCGCTGTACTACTTCGCGAAGGCGATCTCCCCGGTGATGTGGATCGGCGACCACGTCGCGAAGTGGACGCTGCGGCTGGTCGGCGTGGAGATGACCGGGGCGTGGCTCGAGGCCGAGGAGGAGCGCATCGAGAGCCGCGCGCAGTTGCGGAACCGCATGGACTCGCTGCTCGACCGGGGCGACCTGACCGAGGAACGCCGGGAGGAGGTGCTGAACGCCCTCACCGCCGGCGAGCGCCCGGTCGTGGACGCCGTCGTCGACCCCGAGGACGTGGTGTTCCTCTCGACGGAGAACTCCCCGGAGGAGAACTTCGAGCGCCTGGCCGACGCGCCCCACACCCGCTACCCCCTCGTCGGCGAGGGGCCCGAGGACTTCCGGGGCGTCGTGTACGTCCCCGCCGTCGTCGGCGCCGTCGACGAACTCAGGGCCGGCGAGACCACCTTCGAGGAACTCGCCGCGCCGCCGCTGACGCTCCCGCCCGACACGACCGTCAGCGACGCGATCGACGAGTTCCAGGCCGAACGCCAGGAACTCGCGCTCGTCCGCGACGACGACGGCGTCGTCGGGCTGCTCACCGCGACCGACGCGTTCGAGGCGGTGATGGGCGACCTGGAGGACCCCCTGGACGAGGGAGCAGTGACGGACGGGCGGGCGGGCGGGGGGAGCCGACGAGCGGACGGCGACGACCGCGGGCGGGCGAGCGGGGCGTGA